The Punica granatum isolate Tunisia-2019 chromosome 4, ASM765513v2, whole genome shotgun sequence sequence AAAATGATCTATGATTCAttcattttgtcaaatctattatatgtttttttatcaaatttatttcatggtttactttttgcatcaaatctatcccgacgttatttttttcgtcgacatctaacagtcgtgctgacgtgacgcccacgtggcaagtgtggtcCACTATCTCTCCGCATGCCACGTCAGTACGGCCGTTAGACGTTGACAGAAAAGATAatgtcgggatagatttgatgcaaaaagtaaacaatgtgatagatttgagcaaaaaaaagtatatgatagatttgacaaaacgaatAAATCGTTGTCCATTTTAGctaaaaattcatattttgaaACGTTCTCCAACACAAATATTGCTGCCAAATCATTAACTTCATGGACTGTACATCGACATGAAATGACCCTTTTATGATTCGTAATCGTTGCTACATAGAGAAGGTACATTGAACACAAATGCCCTGAAATCATTAATTAACTTGATCAAACTATAGCTTTCAATTGTGAATCGAGCACAGATATCCTTCAATCATTAACTTAATGGGGGATATTAGTGCGGAATAATCGTCATTAACTTGTGCGTGGTAGTTACCATGAAGATCATAGTGGGTAATCAAATCATAGGAATATGAGATTTGTTTGAATTAACAATCAGTTGACTCTGCATCTGCGATGATAGAGGCGGGCATGGGCTCGATACGCTGGAGATATTACTGTAAACCTGCCCTGATAAATAATGAAGTTATCCCAAGCTGCCGAGCAGAACATAGCTTTTCCCATATATGATGAATATCGGAGCCACATATATTCAACATGATGATTATATTGAATGGCCACGATCAAGAGCAGACACCGTTTAAAGTAGATCGAGTAAATTCAACCTGACAGGGTCGTACGTTTATAAGAACTCAACAGCAATAATATGGGGTTAGCATGAATGAGATGTTAACTCGACCATCCATGCACAACCATAAACCTTTAGGCTCCTAAATACGAACAGAGAGTACTCACGAACTTAATTAcgctaatttttttttcaattttcgacATTTACCCTCTCTAGTTCTCTTCTCTTCAGATTATAGGTGTTTGGCTCAGGCAAAAAAGGGTCAAATCAGTTAACGATGCTCAATTCAACTCCTATTTTTTGAAGTGAGATACAGAAATCGGTGCTAATTAAGGGTAATTGTCGACCACTATTTTCTGATACCATCACATTTTAACCGAAGATAGCGTGATGTGAATTAATCTTGGACTTGTTTTAACTAATAATATACTCAAGCTTGTCATCATCATTTCCATAAGACAATATATGCATGATCTTATTCCCGTCAAGAACCTTCCTAgcattagaaaaattaatgaaaatgaatcACGATAAGATAGAGAGCGAAGAAACTTCAGGGGGTGCAGTTTGAAAATGGAATAAAACTTCAGGGGGCGAATTGAAATATAACCCTAGGTTGGTCCTTGATTATAATATGATGGCGGGCGCGTGGAGTACAAGTGAGCTGGGAACCAAAGTTGGgggtttttgtcttttattcGCTTTCTTTTTGGTGCGTCTCTTTCCAGAAATGAACTGGCAAAGCAAAGGAAAGAAACGCAGTTCCGAACCGAATCCCTTCTCATATCTTCTGATTTCAACCTTTTCcatcttttcatatttttatttgatttattcCCCTCTAtctatttctctttcttttttccccggTTAGTTTCAAAATCAAGAAAGTAAATAAAACCTCCCAATTGACTTGTAAAAGTTAGATGTGTTGATCTTGGGCGATAAAGTGAAGAATATAAGTTTATGACACATTAAGAAAGGAGGACGTTTCATAAGATGAAACTCACTATTTACTTACAATGAAGAGATTATAGATTCCATTCTCTTGTCATCCTACGATAAAGTGACTAATGTAAGTTTATGGCAGACTGAGAAAGGGGAAGGTTCGGTGAAATAATGCACCGTCTTTTAACCGTTAATCAAGAGATTGATTATAGGTCCTACCATTTTGAGTCTTTCGATTCCTATTTCTTCATTTCCTATTAGGAAAACTAGTTGAATACCTGTGCTTTGGACgggaaagataaaaaaaaatatatatattattattttggtgAAGAAAAATGTTATAAATATATGCACGAATTAAAAACTTATTAGAAGAAATTGAGATGTAAGAGAAGATagctaaataaataaaacaatttaCACATGTATCTTTTTTTGTCCCAATTCTTTTAACAAGTAATTAACTATTGTAGCACTTCAAAATTTGTTATgctataaacaaataaaaaagatgaaaggaaaaattctCATGCCAatatgtaacaaaaaaaaggattaaaaTATGTCAGcaaatatatcaatttaaagaaaataaaaagttctCATGCAAATATgtgagaaaaaagaattgaataaatatatgtgatatgaatcaaaagaaaataataaacacTCCAAGCAAAATATCATCAAAACGACTAAAATGACGTAAGATTAGTGTTGGCACTCGATGAGCATGCAACAtggtgtacatatatatatatatataagtttgtAGAGTCTCACACACTTCTTTACAAATGAAAATATGATGGTAAAAGTTATAATTTATACGacatctaatatatatagttgccaatatataatataaatttgtatGTGAGCGGCCAAAATGTATTTTCAACTATATATAGTTTCTATAATGtatcttcatatatatatatagctgccaatataaaaattatttgtattCCTATTATGCAAGATTGTGCGCTATCTTTATATTCGTTAATATTGGTTTTCAACTCTATACTTTTCTACAATATATATGAACGGCAATTCGATTgctacaatataaaaaaatttcttgaataGCAGCTaacgtatataatatatattatgttgggGTATgtgcaaataatatatattctactgcataattaataataaaaaatttccttaatatataaGTGATGACGTGACAAAGCGAGAAAGAtccgttttttatttttgatgatgtggcgGCATGAGAATTCGACTCGAGTTTTgttttatgtatatacatataacacCACATAACACTGTTTTGTGACTCTTTTCACGCTACAgtatatattgaaataatttcaccaTACAATAGGAAAAAAAGTTTCACTGTGCAGCACGTCGTCGGTATTACGTAAAAAGATTGGCGGAATATTTTAGTTGGTGGCTTTTTTGGGGGAATTTCACACAACCGACAACTTGAGGGACTTAaagcaaattaaaataaaaaattttaaatttgaaaaaggaaaaaccaaGGATGGATCGAGAAGGAGTGGGGCGTCGCCGCTGGCCACCCAAGCGCCCGTCGGCCGAATAGGATCCCttaatttgatttctttttcctcatgGTTTTAGGACAGAATGAGGTCATCAACCGACTCAAACCATGCTGACGACCTCGATTGAGGGGTGAGTGGCTCGTAAGTGCACCCTGAACCCTCCAGATTGAGGGATTCAACCCTGATAGGGGAGTGGCTCACCACCCCCCGCCCGGCTCAGACTATGCCAGCGAGTCCGATCTAGGGGTCCAATTTTGGGGAGATGGTGGCCGCTTTCATATGGGGGTCCAATCTTGGCTGGTGACCCTAATTATGGGTCGATGCCCAACAGGGGTGGGGGCTTGGTTATCTCAAACGTTGGCGCGGGGAGGGAAAACCCCAATCAACCACCCACCCTACGATCCAGGTCACCAAAATTGTTTAAGCCGGCCGACGACACCGATCAGGGGGTGGGTGGCCTGGGGTCCCCTACCCCCTTCTCCGATTCTAGACTAGATTTTTTgatattgattttatttaatttatttatttatttttacatcTCTCAAGTTGCCATTTATGCAAAATTTTCCCGATAAAACCGCCACGTTGacattccattcatttttttttacgaaATACTAATGGCGTGAAAATGGTGAAAATAGCGTACTATGTggtattatttttcattctctATTCTATAACTAATTATTAAGGTTCACATATATCGTTTGTAatcgaaatttttatttttgatatgACACCATATGTTGTAcataatcaaaatatttttgctGCCAAATTTTCTcgaatattttaaataatgaaTTAAACACATATCTCGAATGTTCAAAGAGAATAACACcattattcagcaaaaaaaagaaaaaaaaaaaaaaagaaaagaaggccGGTACGTATGAAAACTCTCCTTACCAGACATTTAGGGCCTTGCATTCATATTCTTTTAAGATAGTAGGAGGAGATCTTGGGTTTCGGGCCCTAATTcacaataagaaaaaaaaaataggaggGGGCGAATTATTTGTAATGTGAACCTCCTAGCATGTGTCGATGTTGAATATATGAAGACAATGGATGAAGTAATTAATATAATGCATAAACATGCCAGCTTGTACTTAACTCATGTCATCGCATTATAAGGAAATATGTTTAATTATCAAGATCATGAGGGGATTAATGTTTATCCCTAGAAGGTATAGCCATAGCACCATTTCGAGTAGAATAATAATGTCCATTACTTGGCAGAATTCTAGCATTATCAAATTTTGTCGAGGATTGTTTGTACCCTCGAAAGGAAAAAAACTATTCGAAGTTGAAAATGTGGTAGTGGAGCTGCAATAATTTAGACGTCATTCAACCAAAAATATTGACAGCTCTTCCAAGGGACATGCCCATCAGAACAAACCCCAAGATAAACTTTCTTAATTTATTGggacaaaacaaaaaacagaGCTTACCAACTAAGAACAGATCCCCGGACAGTTCTCCCCGTCTTCTTCTCCCAATATAATGCGGTGGTATTAGTCATCAACTCGAAATTAAAACATTTCGGATCTAATCCTCGTTATATtcctttatttcattttcctttattaTCTATTAGTTCCAGATtacgacaaaaaaaaaatcttgaacATTCGTTATCTCACTTACTATTATCTATACTATTAgtatcaaaagaaaattgccccagttttttttttgaactgtattcaatgatataaaatataaaattaaatgtaaCGACAGAATTGTAAATTCACCCAAATTCGAGTACACATGAAGCATCTTTTTTCTCCTcccatatttatttttcaatcataatGAGGTATGAatctaatacaataaaataaaaattttaaatatttaataaagcgGCACACGTAACTTATAGCGAgaattaaaactaaaagaaGTGAAATTGTGCACCATTATACTGCATTATTTTCCCTACTTCTCCTCCCCTATTTACATATTACATATAGTCACTCTCAGTCTCACCCTGACCTTTTACTCCACTCTTTCTCTGTCAATTCCTCGTTATATCtcaattcatttattttactttttttattattattttaaattttcaccccaactttttcaattttcaatatgcccaaattttacatggttaagtaaataaataaaataaaaagtaaaacggaaaaattgaatttgtgAATTTCTGCCTCatgtattttcaatttatgagTATTTTATTCAAGAAGCGTAAATTTTCTAgtgtaaattatataaatcaatatatagtccctcaaaatatttttttttccatctatCATAGAAATACTTTCTTCCCCGAAAAAATAGAGaacagtctctctctctctctctcgttctcTAGTCTCTCCCCctgttctctctttttcttttttctttttcttttttttttgtgggaaAGTGTCTCTCATTATTTTGCTCCTAATAGGTTATTTTCATGGGGCCGGGCTTGATGTCTGTGCAGTTGCATTTTTGCCTACCAAAGAATACGGACCGAAAGCTTGAAAAGCAAATTCTCCGGCCGTATTTAGCCCTTGGTAATGtaaattgattttcttgttttacCCCAGCAAAATTGAGTTTCAAATTTACAGGTACATCcacttttttttccggttacaGTAGGAGGCTCATGgtctaatataagaaaatataaaggaaagctaaataaagggacacatatagtcccactgatgagaatcgaacctAGAACCTTTAGGTTACCATATGAGGGTGTTAACCACTGCACTACACCCTATTTCTTGTACATTAACTTATCAAAGCTGGGTAAATGGCAGGTTTGATTCTATGACTTTTAGCAATGTTATCCCTTTCGTCctaattctttatttttgttattctacCCTCaatcttttacatttttaccattttaatatgaacttcaattttttcataataaatatattttccatccaaaaaatcattttaaatagtaattataatttctaaaTATAAACAAATCAGAAAAGTtaagaacaaaacaaaaaaacaaggAAAGGTATAGGCGTAGTTGCTGTATTTGGCGGCTACCTATTATGGAATAGGGGCGATGGTGGTCTCAACAGGGCCATTGTCCCCTAATTGAGGTCGCTGATGATCAGTAAGGTCGCTAGCAATTAGAATTAGGTGGTGGCGACAACCTCACTAATCGTTATTATAATGCTACTTATTGTTATTTACCACGTAAGAGATTCGGGATGTTTTGTTATGCAATTCAAGCaacaaaataatttgttaagtttaatttggaaaaatccgttataatttaatttaggaCAAATTCAACAAACATCATTTATAGTTCTGTTATTGACACTCCatgtttttgaaaataaaacagcGACACTTCGTATTTAAGAATACTAGCTAACATCATCTGTAAACCTTTCAATGGGTAGTGACACTTTCGGTAGATTTTCAAAAGACATTATTCCAAGCATGAGGGGGCCTAATATTGATTTTAAAACTCTCAAAGGATTTATATACCGGATGTACTATCATGTTTTAAATGTTAGGCTGTGTCCTTGACTCTATAACGAAACTATATGGGTGATTATAGAATGTATCCTTTAATTTAGTCTCACATGCAActtaattaaatcaatttaatATGTTTTTAGTGAgactcttctttttttatcagTGAGACAATTTAATAGGTTGTTTTTTCGATTAATGTCGCTGAAGATCTAAGCTAGAAAACTACAAGGgtgttttaataaattatccaAGCATGGGTGAGCTACAAGAAATTACCAGATAAATCAATGACTGCTTTCGAAATTTCGCTGTTCCTTGGTTCCAAGATCCCgtctgaatatatataaagaaaggAGGACAAGCGTGAAACTGAAACCCACTGATAGGTAGAAACCTCACTCACTCACTCTGtccctccattttcttttcttttctcagcTCTGCTTTGAGCCACTCCCCAGTCTCTGCAACAAACAACTCAGACACagagctagagagagagagagagagatgggtctgagcttcttctcctcctcctcctcctcctcctcctctttaTTGCTCTCCTCTCAGCAATGACCAAGAACGAGATAGACCCAATCAACCACCACTGAACCTCTTCTTCTGAGGAGAAGATGGCATTACAGAACAACCATCACCACCATAGCAGCAGTGAGCAGACCCAAGAACAAGAAAGTCACTTCTTCTTGCTAGATGCTCTGTACTGCGAGGAAGAACAGAGatgggaagaagaaggagaagaggagggGGTGGAAGATGCAGCGGCAGAGGACTGCATCGGAAATGGGAGGAAgccctcttctcttcttcctctcctgCTGCTGGAACAGGATCTGTTCTGGGAAGACGAGGAgctgctctctctcttctccaaAGAAGAGGCCCAGCAGGAGGAGTCGGGTCTCGGAACAGAGCAATCTGTTTCTTCGGGATCGGTTCGTGGAGAAGCCGTGGAGCGGATGCTGAGAGTGAGTGCTCATTACGGGTTCTCAGCCCTCACCGCCGTGCTTGCCATCGATTACGTGGACCGGTTCCTCTCGAGGTTCCGCGTGCAGAGCGATAAGCCGTGGATGATTCAGCTCGTCGCGGTGGCCTGCGTCTCCATGGCTGCAAAAGTTGAAGAGACCTATGTGCCTTTCCTTTTAGACCTCCAAGTATGAACTACATTTCACAGACTCTCTCGGCCTTGGTTAATGTCAAGACCCTCTAAAAGTGCCAATGAATCATTTCTGGCTATACGAAGAACCCGTAAACCAGTAAAATAGAAGAGGGGAAAACAATAATGTATGATAAGTTATTGTTCGAATATCCTCTTTGTTCGCTGTTTCTTGAGTCTTGACCAGAAAGGATTAACATGACAATGTAGAGAAATGATTACATTAAATGTGATTAGTCATATGATCGTTTGACTGTCCGCCGGTACGAGAATTCTGCGGTCCTTATCGGTTGTTTGTTGCTGTTCTTTCTGTTGTAGGTGGGGGAAGCGAAGTACGTGTTCGAGGCGAAGGCCATACAGACAATGGAGCTGCTGGTGCTGTCCACGCTCAAATGGAAGATGCACCCGGTGACCCCACTCTCGTTTCTCGACCACATCATTAGGAGGCTCGGCCTCAAGAGCGAAGTGCACTGGGAGTTTTTCAGGAGATGTGAAGCCCTCCTCCTCTCCGTCGTCTCCGGTAGGCAGTTGACTTATCTAAGCATCTAACAGAAACATGACAATTGACTTGAACAGATAAAGACATAAGTATTGTCAGATCTTCTGAGGTTAAGCGTGTTATGTGTTTGTCTTGCAGATTCAAGATCTGTGGGCTATCTTCCTTCTGTACTGGCCACCGCTACGATGATGCACGTCATCGAAGAGGTCGAGACAGATAGTCCTATCGAGTACGAAGCCCAGCTACTTCGAGTTCTTCGTATGAGTAAGGTGGGGATCTCCTCAAGTCTGGGTTTTTCTCATTTCCCTGTTAGTCGCATTTGTCAGAAACGTCTAATTTAAGCTCGATATTATTGGCCGGCCAATCACGCCCGTAAATGATCCGTATGGACCCACATTGTTGTGTAACTTTGTGACCCATCGGCTCGTTTTTTCTTAGGATCTGTCTTCCTTGAGATACTTTTGAATAGTGCTAACAATTGTCATTAGAAACTCGCGAATACCGGTCTTGAATGTATATCAACGGGCTGAGATCGGGGAACATAATTAGCTTTACCACTTGTTGCACAGCAGAGTCTTTTTTGTATTAGCATGTCATCAGGCAAAAGTGCAGTTAATTATGCAAAGCATATGATTAGCACGATCTAGATTTGGACTAATCCCCATCAGTCTCTCACACTTGGTACTTTTGATCAATTTTCAACAGGAAAAAGTGGACGGCTGTTATCAACTCATCCTGGGGATATCGAAGGCCCGAAACACCGACCACGGTGTCATCAACTTGCACAAGCGCAAAAGCGGCCAGATTCAGAGCAGCTCTAGGGGTGCAACCGAATCATCCTTGATCAGTAGCACTACTGATGATATATCCAATGaggatcatcatcatcagccTCTTGTCAAGAGAAGCAGAGTACAGCTCCTAGAGAAGAGCAACTCGTGCAACAATGCTGGTGGCAGTCTATTGTCGCTCGGTCGGGTTTTCATGAACGCTGTGCGCAGCCCGCACTAGCTTGCCCTAGGTGGAGAGCAAGGTCACTGATGCAGACATGCAGAGCCAATTACGGATAAGAAGTCAGGAGATGTCCAGCCGACACTAGGATAAAAAGCAATAAAAAGGACGAGGTTCCGATGGTATCATATCTACTTATGAACATCAGAAAAGAACAAAgagctgaggaggaggagggagatgGGAAGGGACAGGGCGGGAAGCAACGGGAGGGAGGGAATGAATGAGTGGAGGGCTACCactctttaaatttttttactgcCTATTTTGCCGCTATATCTACGTACCCTTTTGAGTCCATTTCGAGGCATataatatcttatatatatatatatatatatatatatataaattatttatatgaaatatatggAATATGGGACATATAATTGATGTTGGgttattgaatatatgtgatTCAATAAATTCAAAAGCATTTTTGTAGTTCTGCTGCCGTGTTTGATGCCATTTTCAGCTCTCATTGTCCTACGTCTTTCATCGATGGTGACACATGATGCAGATTTGGATCCTTCCAAATCCTAACCCCAGGTGacatctttattgctttccacccCATAGACATTAACGTCAAAAAAATATGTCAACTCGAGAAACAATTGAATCGAATGTGCACTGAGAGGAGGAAAAATATACGTAGTCATGTAAATGGTTATATATCATTGTATGATTCGGGACAAATCGAACATTGATAATGAAAATTGAAGTTCTTTACTACTATATATTTGAGAAATTTGATGGGAAGAAGGAGAGAtgcatattttccttttccaagTTTCGACCAACTTTTCTAATATGAAATGTAACTTCTGCGCCTTTTTGAATTCAATGTTACGTTACTATCCATATGCATATAGCGTGCTTCATGACCGATTACTTTTATATGTGAATTCATGTTTTTGCgctaaattaaaaatattgtttGTGCCATAACCTGTGCTTTTTCAGTGCACGAGACTCACATGTAAAACTTCCACTTTTGGATTAAAAGCTGCTAAAACTTCATGGTGACATGCCTCAAGAACGTCCTTGTGACTTCTTACCACTAACTTATTCGTGCAACTGATGCAGATATTTCgtagatatatatgttattcatTATGAAAAGATAGCACATACATGAAACTGTTCagccaaaacaaaaaaaagcatatatatgAAACTATCTCGTCCCCTCAGGTGATGGTCCATTGAGGAGGGATAGGCATTGAACCGATTGAGTGTCACCTATCCAGCAACTATTGCACCTTACGGAATCGGCCCTCGAT is a genomic window containing:
- the LOC116202376 gene encoding cyclin-D3-1-like, whose product is MALQNNHHHHSSSEQTQEQESHFFLLDALYCEEEQRWEEEGEEEGVEDAAAEDCIGNGRKPSSLLPLLLLEQDLFWEDEELLSLFSKEEAQQEESGLGTEQSVSSGSVRGEAVERMLRVSAHYGFSALTAVLAIDYVDRFLSRFRVQSDKPWMIQLVAVACVSMAAKVEETYVPFLLDLQVGEAKYVFEAKAIQTMELLVLSTLKWKMHPVTPLSFLDHIIRRLGLKSEVHWEFFRRCEALLLSVVSDSRSVGYLPSVLATATMMHVIEEVETDSPIEYEAQLLRVLRMSKEKVDGCYQLILGISKARNTDHGVINLHKRKSGQIQSSSRGATESSLISSTTDDISNEDHHHQPLVKRSRVQLLEKSNSCNNAGGSLLSLGRVFMNAVRSPH